One Desulfovibrio aminophilus DSM 12254 DNA segment encodes these proteins:
- a CDS encoding M23 family metallopeptidase — MTRFRLPLSALLLWVLLLRPGILFAFHFDSLPIDCTGNELCIIQNYFDRDPGSFARDHACGFLTYDGHEGTDFRVSRADMERGVPVLAVADGMVRAVRGGQSDGEMSRRGKGALRGREAGNAVAVTHGDGFETQYSHLRQGSVRVKTGERVRAGQVLGLVGQSGMADFPHVELLVRRGRTAFCPFVGPEVGPGCAVKGTPLWSEERLAVAPLAYRPTGLLRAGFVVKPPGSVNHFLDNSLLPARGGDPDALLFCVAVFGTRTGDKISLRLLGPDGVVLARDALDFERTQAQSMFYVGRKRNNRWPAGTYRGEFLLQRPGDLGEGGTLRLSRDIVLP; from the coding sequence ATGACACGGTTCCGTCTTCCGCTCTCGGCTCTGCTGCTCTGGGTGCTTCTGCTGCGCCCGGGCATTCTCTTCGCCTTTCATTTCGACTCCCTGCCCATCGATTGCACGGGCAACGAGCTCTGCATCATTCAGAACTATTTCGACCGCGACCCCGGTTCCTTCGCCCGTGACCATGCGTGCGGCTTTCTCACCTATGACGGCCACGAGGGCACGGACTTCCGGGTCTCGCGGGCGGACATGGAACGGGGCGTACCGGTGCTCGCTGTGGCAGACGGCATGGTGCGCGCCGTGCGCGGCGGCCAGTCGGACGGTGAGATGTCGCGGCGCGGCAAGGGAGCCCTGCGCGGCCGCGAGGCGGGCAACGCCGTGGCCGTGACCCACGGCGACGGCTTCGAGACTCAATACAGCCATTTGCGGCAGGGCAGTGTCCGGGTGAAGACCGGCGAACGCGTGCGCGCGGGGCAAGTTCTCGGGTTGGTGGGGCAGTCGGGCATGGCCGACTTTCCGCATGTCGAGTTGCTGGTTCGTCGCGGCCGGACGGCGTTTTGTCCCTTCGTGGGCCCCGAGGTCGGACCGGGGTGCGCGGTCAAGGGAACTCCGCTCTGGAGCGAGGAGCGGCTGGCTGTCGCTCCGCTGGCTTACCGTCCCACGGGATTGCTGCGCGCGGGCTTTGTGGTCAAGCCCCCCGGTTCTGTCAACCATTTTCTGGACAACTCGCTGCTCCCGGCGCGAGGGGGCGATCCGGACGCCCTGCTCTTCTGCGTGGCCGTGTTCGGCACCCGCACGGGCGACAAGATATCGCTCCGGCTGCTGGGCCCGGACGGCGTGGTCTTGGCGCGCGACGCCCTGGATTTCGAACGCACCCAGGCCCAGAGCATGTTCTATGTGGGCCGCAAACGAAACAACCGCTGGCCCGCAGGAACCTATCGTGGAGAATTCCTGCTCCAGCGTCCCGGCGATCTCGGCGAGGGCGGCACTCTGCGTTTGTCCCGCGACATCGTCCTGCCGTGA